Proteins from a genomic interval of bacterium:
- a CDS encoding YajG family lipoprotein, producing the protein MNRIRRLAVLSLFIALSGITGLLAAQETATVTLSLPSDFFQRACPSPLWNGLPVQWLGTTDRRPSPEVGLESKKEGKDPIAVLAAPPPAEAFDSALRGLFEHCGMKIVPTAGWRMAATIEEFHAGVEKGLIFGKGKAKSRITVTAESENRKLGASGGYELEFKKTRQKSLRRLTETLNELFAKTLEQLPKSTQLRSMQP; encoded by the coding sequence ATGAACAGGATTCGAAGACTCGCCGTTTTGAGCCTTTTCATCGCCCTGAGCGGCATCACCGGGCTACTTGCCGCCCAGGAAACGGCGACGGTAACGCTGAGCCTTCCCTCCGATTTTTTCCAAAGGGCCTGCCCTTCTCCCTTGTGGAACGGCCTCCCCGTGCAGTGGCTCGGCACCACCGACCGCCGGCCCAGCCCCGAAGTCGGGTTGGAGAGCAAGAAAGAAGGCAAAGACCCAATCGCGGTACTGGCCGCGCCGCCGCCGGCCGAAGCTTTCGATTCGGCCTTGCGCGGTCTTTTCGAGCATTGCGGAATGAAAATCGTCCCGACGGCCGGGTGGCGGATGGCCGCGACCATCGAGGAATTCCACGCCGGCGTCGAGAAAGGCCTGATTTTCGGCAAGGGCAAGGCCAAAAGCCGGATCACCGTCACCGCCGAATCGGAAAATCGCAAGCTCGGCGCCAGCGGCGGCTATGAGTTGGAATTCAAGAAAACCCGCCAAAAATCGTTACGGCGCCTCACCGAGACTTTGAACGAGCTTTTCGCCAAGACTTTGGAGCAGCTGCCCAAATCAACCCAGCTCCGCAGCATGCAGCCTTGA